TTGCGCGGTCGCGAGTTCGGCGATGCCGCCGGCCGTGAACGCCGTCGTGCCAGTCAGCCAGAACACGAGGAGGGACCCGGCGAGGACGGCGACGCCGCCGCCGAACGTGTACGCGAGGTACTTCCGGCCCGCCGCGCGCGCCTCCGGGGTCTCGTCGTGAGCGACGAGCGGGTACGTCGCGACCGTGAGTAACTCGTAGAACACGAACAGCACCAGGAGGTTCGACGCGAACGCGACGCCGATTGCCGCGGAGAGACTGCCCGCGAACGCCGCGAAGTACCGCGTCTGACTGTGCTCGTCGAGCCCGCGCATGTACCCGATGCTGTAGAAGCTCGTCACGAGCCAGAGGAGGCTCGCGAGCAGTCCGAAGAGGACGCCGAGCGCGTCCGCGCGGAGCGCGAACTCGACGCCGGGGACGAGCTGGCCGAACTCGGTCACGTACACGTCTCCGGCGAGGACGCCCGGGACCATGCTCGCCACGAGCCCGAGCTTCGTCACGGCCGCGAGCACCGTCCAGCACTCCCGGAGGTTCGGTCGGCCGCGCGACAGGAGGATCGGAGCGATGGCTATCGCCGATACGAGCACCGCAGCGACCGGCCGGAGGGATGTAATCTCTGTCATGCCAGGAGTCGTTCGATCGTTGGTTCGAGGAGCTGTCCGTACTCGAAGGCCGCCAGGCCGAGGACGACCGCGAGGACGGCCGCGGCGACGACGGTCGCCCGCATACCGGCGGACACCGCCGCCGGATCGGGCTCCCGACCGGGGCCGGTTCCGTCGGCTGCGACCTCGCCCGTCGCCGCCCGTTCGGACGTCTCGACGTCGGTCGCGAGCGTAGTTGGCTCGCGGAAGAACATCCGTTCGAGGACGCGCGCGAAGTACGCGAGCGTCAGGAGCGTGCTCGCGAGGATGACGACGGCGAGCGGCCACGCGGCCGCCTCGACCGCGCCGAGCGCGATGTACCACTTCCCGACGAACCCGACCGCGGGCGGGACGCCCACCATCGCCAGCGCGAGAACGGCGAACGCACCCGCGCCGACGGGGAGGCGTTCGACGAGCCCCTCGTACTCGTCGACGGTGCGAGCGCCGGTCGCGGTCGCGATGAGCCCGCACGTCAGGAAGAGGCCGCCCTTCATCACGCCGTGGCCAACGAGGTGGATCATCGCGCCCGTCAGCGCGGTCCCGTTCCCGATCGCGACCGCACCGACGACGAGCCCGAACTGCGAAATCGAGGAGTACGCGAGCATGCGCTTGAGGTCGCGTTGCGTGACCGCGAGGACGCTCCCGACGACGATGCTGACGGCCGCGGCCGCGACGAGCACCGTCCGGGCGAACGCGTTCGCGACCAGGAAGTCGACCGTGAAGACGGTGAACACGATGCGGACGAGCGCGTACGCGGCGACGGTCGAGACGAGCGCGGAGATGAGCGCACTCACCGAATCGGCCGCGTTCGCGTACGCGTCCGGCTGCCACGTGTGCACTGGGAACACCGCGACCTTCACGAACAGCCCAACGACGAGCAACCCGAACGCCGCCTGGACGAGCGGACTCCCGTACCCGACGGCTTCGAGTTGCATCGCGAGGTCTGCCATGTTGAGCGTGCCTGTGGCGACGAACGCGTACCCGATGCCGAGGAGGAACAGCGACGCGCCGACGGTCCCGACGAGCAGGTACTTCAGGGCGGCGAGCGCGGACTCGCCGCCTTCGCCGGTCGCGACGAGCGCGTACGCCGCCAGCCCCGTGATCTCGAGGAACACGTACATGTTGAACACGTCGCCCGTGAGGCTCATCCCCGTCAGGCCGGCGACGAGGAGGAGGTACGTCGCGTAGAACGTGTTCGACCGCGGCCCCGCTCGGCGCGCGTACCCGAGGATGCCGAGCGCGACGAACGCGATCAACACGACCATCGTCGCGGAGGCGCCGTCGACGACGAGTTCGATGCCGAACGGCGCCGTGAACCCGCCGACGACGTACCGAACGGGTTCGTCGCCGAACGCGAGCGCGGCGAGTGCGACCGCACCAGCGAGCTGGACGACGCTCGCGAGCACCGCGAGCGGCCACCCGGTCCGACGCCGCAGGAGCCCGACGAGGAGCACCGTGACGGACGCCAGGATGGGGGCGGCGACGAGTAACGCCGGCAGGTCAGTCACGGTCGATCACCCGTTCGATGGACTCCTCGTCCAGCGTCCCGTACTCGTGGTAGATGCGGACCACGAGCCCGAGCGCGACCGCCGTCAGGCTGACGCCGACGACGATCGCGGTGAGGATGAGGACGTGCGGGAGCGGAC
Above is a genomic segment from Halorubellus sp. JP-L1 containing:
- a CDS encoding monovalent cation/H+ antiporter subunit D family protein, whose amino-acid sequence is MTDLPALLVAAPILASVTVLLVGLLRRRTGWPLAVLASVVQLAGAVALAALAFGDEPVRYVVGGFTAPFGIELVVDGASATMVVLIAFVALGILGYARRAGPRSNTFYATYLLLVAGLTGMSLTGDVFNMYVFLEITGLAAYALVATGEGGESALAALKYLLVGTVGASLFLLGIGYAFVATGTLNMADLAMQLEAVGYGSPLVQAAFGLLVVGLFVKVAVFPVHTWQPDAYANAADSVSALISALVSTVAAYALVRIVFTVFTVDFLVANAFARTVLVAAAAVSIVVGSVLAVTQRDLKRMLAYSSISQFGLVVGAVAIGNGTALTGAMIHLVGHGVMKGGLFLTCGLIATATGARTVDEYEGLVERLPVGAGAFAVLALAMVGVPPAVGFVGKWYIALGAVEAAAWPLAVVILASTLLTLAYFARVLERMFFREPTTLATDVETSERAATGEVAADGTGPGREPDPAAVSAGMRATVVAAAVLAVVLGLAAFEYGQLLEPTIERLLA